One region of Jonesiaceae bacterium BS-20 genomic DNA includes:
- a CDS encoding FGGY-family carbohydrate kinase — translation MEQTQGDTAAIRTAIEAGDTALGIEFGSTRIKACLIGPDGNPIAGGSHEWENSFVDQNWTYSLDEVEAGLQDCYRNLVAEVKERYGVVPTTFGGIGVSAMMHGYLAFDAQDQLLAPFRTWRNTSTGPAAAELTELLGYNIPLRWSVAHWYQAILNNEAHVDQIAFLTTLAGYVHWKLTGQKVLGVGDASGMFPIDPVTRNYDQGLLDLVDERVATKRQSPKLADLIPQVLVAGRNAGTLTDEGAAWLDPAGALESGIVLCPPEGDAGTGMVATNAVAPRTGNVSAGTSIFAMVVLERPLATVHEELDLVTTPIGDLVAMVHCNNGASELDAWAGMLGEFARALGHEGKADDVFGAFFRAALEGDADGGKLLAYNYLSGEPITGLEEGRPLFVRTPDSRLTLANFARTQIYGAFGTLALGMKVLEGEGVAIENMFAHGGMFRTAGVAQRLLAAAINAPVSVGDTASEGGAWGIAVLADFVRRMGGSDLGAPAPDLAAYLNDRVFAGAQIDTIKPDAADVAGFSTYLERYAAGLEVQRAAVAALPAAN, via the coding sequence ATGGAGCAAACACAAGGCGACACGGCAGCAATCCGCACAGCCATTGAAGCGGGGGATACCGCACTGGGAATCGAGTTCGGTTCTACCCGGATCAAGGCGTGCCTGATTGGTCCGGACGGCAACCCGATTGCTGGCGGAAGCCACGAGTGGGAGAACTCGTTTGTTGACCAGAACTGGACCTACTCTCTTGATGAGGTTGAGGCTGGTCTGCAGGATTGCTACCGCAATCTCGTGGCCGAGGTTAAGGAACGGTACGGCGTTGTGCCCACTACGTTTGGTGGAATCGGAGTATCGGCAATGATGCACGGCTACCTTGCCTTTGATGCTCAGGATCAACTGCTGGCCCCGTTCAGGACCTGGCGCAATACTTCAACAGGTCCGGCTGCTGCCGAGTTAACCGAGCTCCTTGGTTACAACATCCCTCTGCGTTGGTCCGTGGCGCACTGGTACCAAGCAATCCTGAACAACGAGGCTCACGTTGACCAGATCGCATTCCTGACCACTCTGGCAGGTTATGTGCACTGGAAGCTGACGGGCCAAAAGGTGCTCGGTGTTGGCGATGCCTCCGGTATGTTCCCAATCGATCCTGTTACCCGTAATTATGACCAAGGCCTGCTGGATTTGGTTGACGAGCGAGTGGCGACCAAACGGCAAAGCCCAAAACTTGCTGATCTGATTCCACAGGTTCTTGTTGCCGGCCGCAACGCTGGAACCCTGACTGACGAGGGTGCTGCTTGGCTGGACCCGGCCGGCGCGCTTGAGTCAGGCATCGTACTTTGCCCGCCGGAAGGCGACGCCGGAACCGGCATGGTTGCAACCAACGCGGTTGCTCCGCGCACCGGTAACGTGAGTGCTGGAACCTCCATTTTTGCCATGGTTGTTCTCGAACGCCCGTTGGCAACGGTCCACGAGGAACTTGACCTGGTCACCACCCCAATTGGTGATCTGGTGGCGATGGTGCACTGCAACAACGGTGCTTCCGAGCTCGATGCCTGGGCCGGCATGCTTGGCGAGTTTGCGCGGGCACTGGGGCACGAGGGCAAGGCGGACGATGTCTTCGGTGCGTTCTTCCGGGCAGCCCTCGAAGGCGATGCAGACGGCGGAAAACTCCTTGCATACAACTATCTTTCGGGTGAGCCAATCACCGGCCTGGAAGAGGGACGCCCACTGTTTGTGCGCACCCCGGATTCCCGACTGACCCTGGCTAACTTTGCTCGCACCCAGATTTACGGTGCATTTGGCACGTTGGCCCTAGGCATGAAGGTGCTCGAGGGTGAAGGTGTGGCAATCGAGAACATGTTCGCTCACGGTGGCATGTTCCGTACCGCCGGCGTGGCCCAGCGTCTATTGGCTGCGGCGATCAACGCTCCCGTAAGCGTTGGTGACACCGCAAGCGAGGGTGGGGCCTGGGGAATTGCCGTGCTGGCGGACTTTGTTCGCCGCATGGGAGGTAGTGACCTCGGTGCACCGGCGCCGGACCTGGCTGCATACCTCAACGACCGAGTGTTTGCCGGGGCGCAGATCGACACCATTAAGCCAGATGCGGCAGATGTTGCCGGTTTCAGCACCTACCTTGAGCGCTACGCAGCCGGACTTGAGGTCCAACGCGCTGCGGTGGCAGCTCTGCCAGCCGCAAACTAA
- a CDS encoding LacI family DNA-binding transcriptional regulator: MNTRPPGMNDVAKLAGVSHQTVSRVLNGHPSVRPVTRDRVLEAITSLGYRRNSAARALVTAKSGVIGVITTGSSLFGPQRALIAIEEAAREAGYFVSMATIKRPNARNMSELLGHLVGQAVEGIVVIAPQAEVLDAVLAFPTTVPVVLYGGAQSAGRGVQTVSLDQEQAGRMAVAHLAELGHTRIAHVSGPLDWTDAKERLNGWKAECKARNLQAVPLIQSDWSAERGYEVGIHLVRSGAPTAVFAANDMIALGLIRAFTESGLNVPGDVSVIGVDDMPGASNFLPPLTTIHHHFATLGRRIIESLLTVLDGGEPSHVVLQPDLVVRSSTAQPPQR, encoded by the coding sequence GTGAATACGCGTCCTCCCGGCATGAATGATGTGGCCAAACTGGCTGGGGTTTCCCATCAGACTGTTTCTCGGGTCCTCAACGGCCACCCAAGCGTGCGCCCGGTCACCCGGGATCGGGTGTTGGAGGCAATCACTAGCTTGGGTTACCGCCGTAACTCAGCGGCTCGCGCACTGGTCACGGCAAAATCCGGGGTCATTGGCGTAATCACCACGGGCTCATCATTGTTTGGTCCGCAGCGCGCGTTGATCGCGATCGAAGAGGCCGCGCGTGAGGCCGGTTATTTTGTTTCAATGGCCACGATTAAGCGGCCAAACGCCCGCAATATGAGCGAATTACTGGGGCACCTGGTGGGTCAAGCCGTTGAGGGGATCGTAGTTATTGCCCCGCAGGCAGAAGTTCTCGATGCCGTTCTTGCGTTCCCCACCACCGTTCCGGTGGTCCTGTATGGCGGTGCGCAAAGCGCTGGGCGCGGAGTGCAAACCGTTTCCTTGGACCAGGAGCAGGCCGGCCGAATGGCTGTGGCTCACCTGGCCGAGCTTGGACACACCCGGATTGCCCATGTATCGGGGCCGCTGGATTGGACGGACGCCAAGGAGCGCCTCAACGGTTGGAAGGCTGAATGCAAGGCCCGTAATTTGCAGGCGGTCCCACTGATCCAATCGGATTGGAGTGCCGAGCGCGGCTACGAGGTAGGGATTCACCTGGTTCGCTCGGGGGCTCCCACCGCGGTCTTTGCGGCCAATGACATGATTGCGCTTGGACTGATCCGGGCGTTTACTGAGTCAGGGCTCAACGTACCCGGCGATGTCTCGGTGATCGGTGTGGATGATATGCCCGGTGCATCAAACTTCCTGCCGCCGCTGACAACCATTCACCACCACTTTGCCACGCTAGGTAGGCGCATCATTGAGTCCTTGTTGACGGTGCTGGATGGGGGAGAACCCAGCCACGTTGTCCTCCAACCGGACCTTGTGGTGCGCTCGTCTACTGCCCAGCCGCCCCAGCGCTGA